The following proteins are encoded in a genomic region of Pseudodesulfovibrio mercurii:
- a CDS encoding aldehyde ferredoxin oxidoreductase C-terminal domain-containing protein — translation MEMFNGGYTGRILRINLTEQTSTVEPLPQDLAREYIGGAGFTTKIVYDSVKAGTDPLGPDNVLVLASGPFSGTKVPCASRMAVGALSPLTGAMALSLTGGHFPVELKFAGYDVLIIEGRSEEPVYLWIDNDSVKFRKAGQLWGMSTSDCQTTIRNQLHDNNVRVACIGPAGENLSRMACIINELRAAGRKGMGAVMGSKNLKAIAIRGTGKVQVADEEKFKAARSRMTQAMKRSEHLYPQFSKVGTSMVVDATSALGIFPANNYMTTGEVSLADDLGAEAFGKRTRGSQPCYGCPVGCSQVRVVTDGKHAGTLSEGPEFETMYSLGSTVGIHSADFVIAADRLCDELGIDTMSSGVTIGFAMELFQKGIITLEDTGGLDLTFGNEETVLELLHLMSYRQGFGKVLADGSRIAGKLIGKDSGKYAMHVKGLELPAYDVRGAKAHGLNYATSFTGADHCRGYAFQELFGIPVPKAVDRFASEGKGELTVWNQDVRTATTDLPTMCGFLLDMALPDIALQNTADLMEAVTGLVYTPEEVQKAGERVNNLARLFNIRQGFTRADDNLPDRLISEPLAHGGSKGQCISREELDMMLDEYYDVRGWDRTGIPTPAKLAELGLTVAKGA, via the coding sequence ATGGAAATGTTTAATGGTGGATATACTGGCAGAATTTTGCGGATCAATCTGACCGAGCAGACGTCGACGGTGGAACCGCTGCCGCAGGATCTGGCCCGCGAATACATCGGTGGTGCCGGATTTACAACCAAGATCGTGTACGACAGCGTCAAGGCCGGGACCGACCCCCTGGGCCCGGACAATGTGCTCGTCCTCGCCTCGGGACCTTTTTCCGGCACCAAGGTGCCGTGTGCCAGCCGCATGGCCGTGGGTGCGCTTTCGCCCTTGACCGGGGCCATGGCCCTGTCGCTTACCGGCGGCCATTTCCCGGTGGAGCTGAAGTTCGCCGGTTATGATGTCCTGATCATCGAGGGTCGCTCGGAAGAGCCCGTCTATCTGTGGATCGACAACGACAGCGTGAAGTTCCGCAAGGCCGGACAGTTGTGGGGCATGAGCACCTCGGACTGCCAGACCACCATCCGCAACCAGCTCCACGACAACAACGTCCGCGTGGCCTGCATCGGCCCCGCCGGGGAGAACCTCTCCCGTATGGCCTGCATCATCAACGAACTGCGCGCCGCGGGCCGCAAGGGCATGGGCGCGGTCATGGGGTCCAAGAACCTCAAGGCCATCGCCATCCGCGGCACCGGCAAGGTCCAGGTCGCGGACGAGGAAAAGTTCAAGGCGGCGCGGTCGCGAATGACCCAGGCCATGAAGCGGAGCGAACATCTCTACCCGCAGTTCTCCAAGGTGGGCACATCCATGGTCGTGGACGCCACCAGCGCCCTCGGCATCTTCCCGGCCAACAACTACATGACCACCGGCGAGGTCTCCCTGGCCGACGACCTGGGCGCCGAGGCATTCGGCAAACGGACCCGCGGGTCCCAGCCGTGCTACGGCTGTCCGGTAGGCTGCAGCCAGGTCCGCGTGGTTACCGACGGCAAGCACGCCGGGACCCTGTCCGAAGGCCCGGAGTTCGAGACCATGTACTCCCTGGGCAGCACGGTGGGCATCCACAGCGCGGACTTCGTCATCGCCGCCGACCGGTTGTGCGACGAGCTGGGCATCGACACCATGTCTTCGGGCGTCACCATCGGGTTCGCCATGGAGCTGTTCCAGAAGGGGATCATCACCCTTGAGGACACCGGCGGCCTGGACCTGACCTTCGGCAACGAGGAGACAGTGCTGGAGCTGCTGCACCTGATGTCCTACCGCCAGGGGTTCGGCAAGGTGCTGGCCGACGGCAGCCGCATTGCGGGCAAGCTCATTGGCAAGGACTCCGGCAAGTACGCCATGCACGTCAAGGGCCTCGAACTCCCTGCCTACGACGTTCGCGGCGCCAAGGCCCACGGCCTGAATTACGCCACCTCCTTCACCGGGGCGGACCACTGCCGCGGCTACGCCTTCCAGGAGCTCTTCGGCATTCCGGTACCCAAGGCCGTGGACCGCTTTGCCAGCGAAGGCAAGGGCGAGCTGACCGTCTGGAACCAGGACGTGCGGACCGCAACCACCGACCTGCCCACCATGTGCGGCTTCCTGCTGGACATGGCTCTGCCGGACATCGCCTTGCAAAATACCGCGGACCTCATGGAAGCGGTCACGGGTTTGGTCTATACGCCCGAAGAGGTGCAGAAGGCCGGAGAACGGGTGAACAACCTTGCCCGTCTCTTCAACATCCGGCAGGGATTTACCCGTGCTGACGACAATCTCCCCGACCGGCTCATCTCCGAGCCCCTGGCCCACGGTGGGTCCAAGGGACAATGCATCAGCCGGGAAGAACTCGATATGATGCTGGACGAATATTATGATGTCAGGGGTTGGGATCGCACCGGAATCCCCACTCCCGCCAAGCTGGCGGAGTTGGGACTGACCGTTGCGAAAGGGGCGTAG
- a CDS encoding MoaD/ThiS family protein yields the protein MRIVIASFATVKAVLGARSFDLDVPDHSTVRDVMAILLDRFGKPLADEMYDSPGCLKENYLLMVNGQTVRFLNGMETVMGEGDELLIFSPVCGG from the coding sequence ATGCGTATCGTCATAGCCTCCTTTGCCACGGTCAAGGCCGTGCTCGGTGCCCGGAGTTTCGACCTGGACGTGCCGGACCACAGCACGGTGCGCGACGTCATGGCCATCCTGCTGGATCGGTTCGGCAAGCCGCTTGCCGATGAAATGTACGACAGCCCTGGCTGTCTGAAGGAAAACTACCTCCTCATGGTCAACGGCCAGACCGTCCGTTTTCTCAACGGCATGGAGACCGTCATGGGGGAGGGAGACGAACTGCTTATTTTTTCGCCCGTCTGTGGCGGGTAA
- a CDS encoding UbiX family flavin prenyltransferase, with product MDAKKRLVVGVSGASGAALAVGLLRALGSLPDWEAHLVVSRSGARTLLHETGFPEAGVTALAATAYDREDIGAAIASGTFRTEGMVIVPCSMKTAAGVACGYSDNLLLRAADVTLKERRKLVVVARETPLSRIHLRNLSILAEVGAVIMPPMLTYYTHPCTVADMTGHMVGKILNEFGIEYSGLKRWNGQATVPDGEEAA from the coding sequence ATGGATGCGAAGAAACGATTGGTGGTCGGCGTCAGCGGGGCCAGCGGCGCGGCGCTGGCCGTGGGGCTGTTGCGGGCGTTGGGCAGCCTGCCGGACTGGGAAGCCCACCTGGTGGTGAGCCGGAGCGGTGCCCGGACCCTCCTGCACGAAACCGGATTTCCGGAGGCGGGAGTCACGGCGCTTGCCGCGACGGCATACGACCGCGAGGACATCGGTGCGGCCATCGCCAGCGGCACCTTCCGCACCGAGGGCATGGTCATCGTGCCGTGCAGCATGAAGACCGCGGCCGGAGTCGCCTGCGGGTATTCGGACAACCTGCTGCTGCGGGCCGCCGACGTCACGCTCAAGGAACGACGCAAGCTCGTGGTGGTCGCACGGGAGACGCCGCTGAGCCGGATTCACCTGCGCAATCTGTCGATCCTGGCCGAGGTCGGGGCCGTCATCATGCCCCCCATGCTCACCTACTACACCCACCCCTGCACGGTTGCGGACATGACTGGCCACATGGTGGGCAAGATCCTTAACGAGTTCGGCATCGAATACAGCGGGTTGAAGCGGTGGAACGGCCAGGCCACCGTCCCGGACGGCGAGGAGGCGGCATGA
- a CDS encoding UbiD family decarboxylase: protein MRCEEITDLRSALAFLKTLEGQYHETDVEVSPEAALAGVYRYIGGGGTVMRPTKTGPAMVFNNIKGFPDSRVAIGIVGSRERVGCLLGTPPDRLGFRMNEALRHPIDPVPVESGPCQEVVHRATDPGFDIRTLLPAPTNTPDDAGPYITMGLVYAEDPENGDQDVTIHRQCLQSADEISMYFVPGRHIDHFRQKAEARGEALPITVNIGLDPAVYLASCFEPPTTPLGFNELRIAGGLRGRAVELCPAVSVSTKAIAHAEIVIEGELLPGKRVQEDQHTLTGHAMPEFPGYNGPANPAVPVFKVKAVTHRVRPIMQTTIGPSEEHVSLAGIPTEASIIQMVERAMPGRLQNVYAHSCGGGKLTAVLQFKKLGPSDEGRQRQAALVAFAAFPELKNIILVDEDVDPFDSNDVLWAMTTRMQGDVDIVTIPGVRCHPLDPSQRPDMSPSIIAEGISCKTLFDCTVPVAMRDHFRRAQFLEIDPTPYL from the coding sequence ATGCGTTGCGAAGAGATAACGGACCTGCGGTCGGCACTCGCCTTCCTGAAAACCCTGGAAGGGCAGTATCACGAAACCGATGTGGAGGTGTCTCCGGAGGCCGCGCTTGCAGGAGTGTACCGGTATATCGGCGGGGGCGGCACCGTCATGCGGCCCACCAAGACCGGCCCGGCCATGGTGTTCAACAACATCAAGGGCTTTCCCGACTCCCGGGTGGCCATCGGCATCGTGGGCAGCCGCGAACGCGTCGGGTGTCTGCTGGGGACGCCGCCCGACCGGCTCGGCTTCCGCATGAACGAGGCGCTGCGGCATCCTATCGACCCGGTGCCGGTCGAGAGCGGCCCCTGTCAGGAGGTCGTACACCGGGCCACGGACCCCGGGTTCGACATCCGCACCCTGCTTCCCGCGCCCACGAACACCCCGGACGACGCCGGGCCGTACATCACCATGGGCCTGGTCTACGCCGAGGACCCGGAAAACGGGGACCAGGACGTGACCATCCACCGCCAATGCCTGCAGTCCGCGGACGAGATATCCATGTATTTCGTGCCGGGGCGGCACATCGATCATTTCCGGCAAAAGGCCGAGGCGCGGGGCGAGGCCCTGCCCATCACGGTCAACATCGGCCTGGACCCCGCCGTGTACCTGGCTTCCTGTTTCGAGCCGCCGACAACGCCCCTGGGGTTCAACGAACTGCGCATCGCGGGCGGCCTGCGCGGCCGGGCCGTGGAGCTCTGTCCCGCGGTCAGCGTGTCGACCAAGGCCATCGCCCATGCCGAAATCGTCATCGAGGGCGAGCTCTTGCCCGGCAAGCGGGTGCAGGAGGACCAGCACACCCTCACCGGGCACGCCATGCCCGAGTTCCCCGGTTACAATGGCCCGGCCAACCCGGCCGTTCCCGTCTTCAAGGTCAAGGCCGTCACCCATCGGGTGCGGCCCATTATGCAGACCACCATCGGCCCTTCGGAGGAGCACGTCAGCCTGGCGGGCATTCCCACCGAGGCGAGCATCATCCAGATGGTGGAGCGGGCCATGCCCGGACGTCTGCAAAACGTCTATGCCCACTCCTGCGGCGGGGGCAAGCTCACCGCCGTCCTGCAGTTCAAAAAATTGGGGCCGTCGGACGAGGGACGCCAGCGCCAGGCCGCGCTGGTCGCCTTCGCCGCATTCCCGGAACTGAAGAACATCATCCTGGTGGACGAGGACGTGGACCCCTTCGACTCCAACGACGTGCTCTGGGCCATGACCACCCGCATGCAGGGGGATGTGGACATCGTCACCATCCCCGGCGTGCGCTGCCATCCCCTGGACCCGTCCCAGCGACCCGACATGAGCCCGTCCATCATCGCCGAAGGGATATCCTGCAAGACGCTCTTCGACTGCACGGTGCCCGTGGCCATGAGGGACCATTTCCGCCGGGCGCAGTTCCTGGAAATAGATCCGACCCCGTACCTGTAG
- a CDS encoding LysR family transcriptional regulator → MNFTKLLYFKTIVEQGQISRAARVLHMSQPPLSQRLKELEDELGVTLIERAGTNWAVTSEGKALYQRALDILDLVNGIPDEIQASRLGVEGLVTLGCTTLSLSLLAQFIPAMNRLHPRIAIRLLVDDSTVLKHKLAEHAIDFCVTITPFTETGLHIIPLQPTESVLVVPPSLATPSFTRAAASGVELDIRELHEKPLVIFRRFDGGGTYMKTMDILHEYKVKPKIILDSPDGRILLDMLEQGLEAMALVPGSEIPERLKDTFVFCRLPDSFPKIMPCLAVVKNRYLPRASRTVWKELCAFTHRPDVVPGAETPGECTLFPSDTNVPASDP, encoded by the coding sequence ATGAATTTTACTAAGTTGTTATATTTCAAAACGATTGTTGAACAAGGACAGATCAGCCGCGCGGCCCGGGTCCTGCACATGTCCCAACCCCCGCTCAGCCAGCGTCTCAAGGAATTGGAAGATGAGCTGGGGGTGACGCTCATCGAACGCGCCGGCACCAACTGGGCCGTCACCAGCGAGGGCAAGGCCCTGTATCAGCGGGCCCTGGACATCCTCGACCTGGTGAATGGCATCCCCGATGAAATCCAGGCTTCCCGGCTCGGGGTCGAAGGGCTGGTCACCCTCGGTTGCACCACCCTTTCCCTGTCGCTGCTGGCCCAGTTCATCCCGGCCATGAACCGGCTGCACCCCAGGATCGCCATCCGCCTGCTGGTGGACGACAGCACGGTGTTGAAACACAAGCTTGCGGAGCACGCCATCGACTTTTGCGTGACCATCACGCCGTTTACGGAGACGGGGCTGCACATCATCCCCCTGCAACCGACCGAGTCGGTCCTCGTGGTGCCGCCATCCCTGGCCACGCCGTCCTTCACCCGGGCTGCGGCGTCCGGTGTGGAGTTGGACATTAGGGAATTGCACGAAAAGCCGTTGGTGATATTCCGCCGGTTCGACGGCGGGGGCACGTACATGAAGACCATGGACATCCTGCACGAATACAAGGTGAAGCCGAAAATCATTCTGGACAGCCCGGACGGTCGCATCCTGCTCGACATGCTGGAACAGGGACTGGAAGCCATGGCCCTGGTGCCGGGTAGTGAAATTCCCGAACGACTCAAGGATACGTTCGTCTTCTGCCGCCTTCCCGACTCCTTTCCGAAAATCATGCCCTGTCTGGCCGTGGTCAAGAACCGGTACCTGCCGCGGGCATCAAGGACCGTCTGGAAGGAGTTGTGCGCCTTCACCCATCGTCCGGACGTTGTTCCCGGAGCCGAGACGCCAGGGGAGTGCACGCTCTTCCCCTCCGATACGAACGTGCCCGCATCCGATCCATAA